The following proteins are co-located in the Prionailurus viverrinus isolate Anna chromosome A1, UM_Priviv_1.0, whole genome shotgun sequence genome:
- the PCID2 gene encoding PCI domain-containing protein 2 isoform X2: protein MAHITINQYLQQVYEAIDTRDGASCAELVSFKHPHVANPRLQLASPEEKCQQVLEPPYDEMFAAHLRALPVMYAVALDLRIFANNADQQLVKKGRSKVGDMLEKAAELLMSCFRVCASDTRAGIEDSKKWGMLFLVNQLFKIYFKINKLHLCKPLIRAIDSSNLKDDYSTAQRVTFRYYVGRKAMFDSDFKQAEEYLSFAFEHCHRSSQKNKRMILIYLLPVKMLLGHMPTIELLRKYHLMQFAEVTKAVSEGNLLLLNEALTKHETFFIRCGIFLILEKLKIITYRNLFKKVYLLLRTHQLSLDAFLVALKFMRVEDVDIDEVQCILANLIYMGLRCRSTSSVLSDEPCCHPDAVVSIHPADAVLVIISREFRHVAGSCRLGNNKVPSLKAFLKTLVTGTK, encoded by the exons ATGGCGCACATCACCATCAACCAGTACCTGCAGCAG GTCTATGAAGCAATCGATACCAGAGATGGGGCGTCCTGTGCAGAGCTCGTGTCTTTCAAGCACCCTCATGTTGCCAACCCACGGCTCCAG TTGGCCTCCCCGGAAGAGAAATGTCAACAGGTTTTGGAACCTCCTTATGACGAAATGTTTGCTGCTCATTTAAG GGCTCTGCCTGTCATGTATGCTGTAGCGCTTGACCTTCGAATATTTGCCAATAAT GCGGACCAGCAGCTGGTGAAGAAAGGGAGGAGCAAGGTCGGGGACATGCTGGAAAAGGCGGCCGAGTTGTTGATGAGCTGTTTCCGCGTCTGCGCCAGTGACAC TCGGGCTGGCATCGAGGACTCTAAGAAGTGGGGGATGCTGTTCTTGGTGAACCAGCTATTCAAGATCTACTTTAAG ATAAACAAGCTGCACTTGTGCAAGCCCCTCATCAGAGCCATCGACAGCTCCAACCTGAAGGACGACTACAGCACCGCCCAGAGGGTGACGTTCAGGTACTACGTCGGGCGCAAGGCCATGTTCGACAGTGACTTCAAGCAAG CCGAGGAGTACCTGTCCTTTGCCTTCGAGCACTGCCACCGCTCGAGTCAGAAGAACAAACGGATGATTCTCATCTATTTGCTCCCAGTGAAAATGCTGCTG GGTCATATGCCGACCATCGAGCTGTTGAGAAAGTATCACCTCATGCAGTTTGCCGAAGTAACCAAAGCTGTCAG CGAAGGCAATCTTCTGCTGTTGAACGAGGCTCTGACGAAGCACGAGACCTTCTTTATCCGCTGTGGCATTTTCCTTATCCTTGAGAAGCTGAAGATCATCACCTACAGGAATCTCTTCAAGAAAGT gtaCCTGCTGCTCAGAACACACCAGTTGTCTCTGGATGCTTTCCTGGTTGCCTTGAAGTTCATGCGAGTGGAGGACGTGGACATCGATGAGGTCCAGTGCATCCTGGCCAACCTGATCTACATG GGTCTCCGCTGCAGGTCTACCAGCAGTGTCCTCTCTGACGAGCCCTGTTGTCACCCGGACGCTGTCGTGAGCATTCACCCTGCTGATGCTGTGTTGGTGATAATTTCCAG
- the PCID2 gene encoding PCI domain-containing protein 2 isoform X1 encodes MAHITINQYLQQVYEAIDTRDGASCAELVSFKHPHVANPRLQLASPEEKCQQVLEPPYDEMFAAHLRCTYAVGNHDFIEAYKCQTVIVQSFLRAFQAHKEDNWALPVMYAVALDLRIFANNADQQLVKKGRSKVGDMLEKAAELLMSCFRVCASDTRAGIEDSKKWGMLFLVNQLFKIYFKINKLHLCKPLIRAIDSSNLKDDYSTAQRVTFRYYVGRKAMFDSDFKQAEEYLSFAFEHCHRSSQKNKRMILIYLLPVKMLLGHMPTIELLRKYHLMQFAEVTKAVSEGNLLLLNEALTKHETFFIRCGIFLILEKLKIITYRNLFKKVYLLLRTHQLSLDAFLVALKFMRVEDVDIDEVQCILANLIYMGLRCRSTSSVLSDEPCCHPDAVVSIHPADAVLVIISREFRHVAGSCRLGNNKVPSLKAFLKTLVTGTK; translated from the exons ATGGCGCACATCACCATCAACCAGTACCTGCAGCAG GTCTATGAAGCAATCGATACCAGAGATGGGGCGTCCTGTGCAGAGCTCGTGTCTTTCAAGCACCCTCATGTTGCCAACCCACGGCTCCAG TTGGCCTCCCCGGAAGAGAAATGTCAACAGGTTTTGGAACCTCCTTATGACGAAATGTTTGCTGCTCATTTAAG GTGCACTTACGCAGTGGGGAACCACGACTTCATAGAGGCGTACAAATGCCAGACCGTCATCGTCCA ATCTTTTCTGCGGGCATTTCAGGCCCACAAAGAGGACAACTG GGCTCTGCCTGTCATGTATGCTGTAGCGCTTGACCTTCGAATATTTGCCAATAAT GCGGACCAGCAGCTGGTGAAGAAAGGGAGGAGCAAGGTCGGGGACATGCTGGAAAAGGCGGCCGAGTTGTTGATGAGCTGTTTCCGCGTCTGCGCCAGTGACAC TCGGGCTGGCATCGAGGACTCTAAGAAGTGGGGGATGCTGTTCTTGGTGAACCAGCTATTCAAGATCTACTTTAAG ATAAACAAGCTGCACTTGTGCAAGCCCCTCATCAGAGCCATCGACAGCTCCAACCTGAAGGACGACTACAGCACCGCCCAGAGGGTGACGTTCAGGTACTACGTCGGGCGCAAGGCCATGTTCGACAGTGACTTCAAGCAAG CCGAGGAGTACCTGTCCTTTGCCTTCGAGCACTGCCACCGCTCGAGTCAGAAGAACAAACGGATGATTCTCATCTATTTGCTCCCAGTGAAAATGCTGCTG GGTCATATGCCGACCATCGAGCTGTTGAGAAAGTATCACCTCATGCAGTTTGCCGAAGTAACCAAAGCTGTCAG CGAAGGCAATCTTCTGCTGTTGAACGAGGCTCTGACGAAGCACGAGACCTTCTTTATCCGCTGTGGCATTTTCCTTATCCTTGAGAAGCTGAAGATCATCACCTACAGGAATCTCTTCAAGAAAGT gtaCCTGCTGCTCAGAACACACCAGTTGTCTCTGGATGCTTTCCTGGTTGCCTTGAAGTTCATGCGAGTGGAGGACGTGGACATCGATGAGGTCCAGTGCATCCTGGCCAACCTGATCTACATG GGTCTCCGCTGCAGGTCTACCAGCAGTGTCCTCTCTGACGAGCCCTGTTGTCACCCGGACGCTGTCGTGAGCATTCACCCTGCTGATGCTGTGTTGGTGATAATTTCCAG
- the PCID2 gene encoding PCI domain-containing protein 2 isoform X4 encodes MFAAHLRCTYAVGNHDFIEAYKCQTVIVQSFLRAFQAHKEDNWALPVMYAVALDLRIFANNADQQLVKKGRSKVGDMLEKAAELLMSCFRVCASDTRAGIEDSKKWGMLFLVNQLFKIYFKINKLHLCKPLIRAIDSSNLKDDYSTAQRVTFRYYVGRKAMFDSDFKQAEEYLSFAFEHCHRSSQKNKRMILIYLLPVKMLLGHMPTIELLRKYHLMQFAEVTKAVSEGNLLLLNEALTKHETFFIRCGIFLILEKLKIITYRNLFKKVYLLLRTHQLSLDAFLVALKFMRVEDVDIDEVQCILANLIYMGLRCRSTSSVLSDEPCCHPDAVVSIHPADAVLVIISREFRHVAGSCRLGNNKVPSLKAFLKTLVTGTK; translated from the exons ATGTTTGCTGCTCATTTAAG GTGCACTTACGCAGTGGGGAACCACGACTTCATAGAGGCGTACAAATGCCAGACCGTCATCGTCCA ATCTTTTCTGCGGGCATTTCAGGCCCACAAAGAGGACAACTG GGCTCTGCCTGTCATGTATGCTGTAGCGCTTGACCTTCGAATATTTGCCAATAAT GCGGACCAGCAGCTGGTGAAGAAAGGGAGGAGCAAGGTCGGGGACATGCTGGAAAAGGCGGCCGAGTTGTTGATGAGCTGTTTCCGCGTCTGCGCCAGTGACAC TCGGGCTGGCATCGAGGACTCTAAGAAGTGGGGGATGCTGTTCTTGGTGAACCAGCTATTCAAGATCTACTTTAAG ATAAACAAGCTGCACTTGTGCAAGCCCCTCATCAGAGCCATCGACAGCTCCAACCTGAAGGACGACTACAGCACCGCCCAGAGGGTGACGTTCAGGTACTACGTCGGGCGCAAGGCCATGTTCGACAGTGACTTCAAGCAAG CCGAGGAGTACCTGTCCTTTGCCTTCGAGCACTGCCACCGCTCGAGTCAGAAGAACAAACGGATGATTCTCATCTATTTGCTCCCAGTGAAAATGCTGCTG GGTCATATGCCGACCATCGAGCTGTTGAGAAAGTATCACCTCATGCAGTTTGCCGAAGTAACCAAAGCTGTCAG CGAAGGCAATCTTCTGCTGTTGAACGAGGCTCTGACGAAGCACGAGACCTTCTTTATCCGCTGTGGCATTTTCCTTATCCTTGAGAAGCTGAAGATCATCACCTACAGGAATCTCTTCAAGAAAGT gtaCCTGCTGCTCAGAACACACCAGTTGTCTCTGGATGCTTTCCTGGTTGCCTTGAAGTTCATGCGAGTGGAGGACGTGGACATCGATGAGGTCCAGTGCATCCTGGCCAACCTGATCTACATG GGTCTCCGCTGCAGGTCTACCAGCAGTGTCCTCTCTGACGAGCCCTGTTGTCACCCGGACGCTGTCGTGAGCATTCACCCTGCTGATGCTGTGTTGGTGATAATTTCCAG
- the PCID2 gene encoding PCI domain-containing protein 2 isoform X5 produces MYAVALDLRIFANNADQQLVKKGRSKVGDMLEKAAELLMSCFRVCASDTRAGIEDSKKWGMLFLVNQLFKIYFKINKLHLCKPLIRAIDSSNLKDDYSTAQRVTFRYYVGRKAMFDSDFKQAEEYLSFAFEHCHRSSQKNKRMILIYLLPVKMLLGHMPTIELLRKYHLMQFAEVTKAVSEGNLLLLNEALTKHETFFIRCGIFLILEKLKIITYRNLFKKVYLLLRTHQLSLDAFLVALKFMRVEDVDIDEVQCILANLIYMGLRCRSTSSVLSDEPCCHPDAVVSIHPADAVLVIISREFRHVAGSCRLGNNKVPSLKAFLKTLVTGTK; encoded by the exons ATGTATGCTGTAGCGCTTGACCTTCGAATATTTGCCAATAAT GCGGACCAGCAGCTGGTGAAGAAAGGGAGGAGCAAGGTCGGGGACATGCTGGAAAAGGCGGCCGAGTTGTTGATGAGCTGTTTCCGCGTCTGCGCCAGTGACAC TCGGGCTGGCATCGAGGACTCTAAGAAGTGGGGGATGCTGTTCTTGGTGAACCAGCTATTCAAGATCTACTTTAAG ATAAACAAGCTGCACTTGTGCAAGCCCCTCATCAGAGCCATCGACAGCTCCAACCTGAAGGACGACTACAGCACCGCCCAGAGGGTGACGTTCAGGTACTACGTCGGGCGCAAGGCCATGTTCGACAGTGACTTCAAGCAAG CCGAGGAGTACCTGTCCTTTGCCTTCGAGCACTGCCACCGCTCGAGTCAGAAGAACAAACGGATGATTCTCATCTATTTGCTCCCAGTGAAAATGCTGCTG GGTCATATGCCGACCATCGAGCTGTTGAGAAAGTATCACCTCATGCAGTTTGCCGAAGTAACCAAAGCTGTCAG CGAAGGCAATCTTCTGCTGTTGAACGAGGCTCTGACGAAGCACGAGACCTTCTTTATCCGCTGTGGCATTTTCCTTATCCTTGAGAAGCTGAAGATCATCACCTACAGGAATCTCTTCAAGAAAGT gtaCCTGCTGCTCAGAACACACCAGTTGTCTCTGGATGCTTTCCTGGTTGCCTTGAAGTTCATGCGAGTGGAGGACGTGGACATCGATGAGGTCCAGTGCATCCTGGCCAACCTGATCTACATG GGTCTCCGCTGCAGGTCTACCAGCAGTGTCCTCTCTGACGAGCCCTGTTGTCACCCGGACGCTGTCGTGAGCATTCACCCTGCTGATGCTGTGTTGGTGATAATTTCCAG
- the PCID2 gene encoding PCI domain-containing protein 2 isoform X3: MAHITINQYLQQVYEAIDTRDGASCAELVSFKHPHVANPRLQLASPEEKCQQVLEPPYDEMFAAHLRCTYAVGNHDFIEAYKCQTVIVQSFLRAFQAHKEDNWALPVMYAVALDLRIFANNADQQLVKKGRSKVGDMLEKAAELLMSCFRVCASDTRAGIEDSKKWGMLFLVNQLFKIYFKINKLHLCKPLIRAIDSSNLKDDYSTAQRVTFRYYVGRKAMFDSDFKQAEEYLSFAFEHCHRSSQKNKRMILIYLLPVKMLLGHMPTIELLRKYHLMQFAEVTKAVSEGNLLLLNEALTKHETFFIRCGIFLILEKLKIITYRNLFKKVYLLLRTHQLSLDAFLVALKFMRVEDVDIDEVQCILANLIYMGHIKGYISHQHQKLVVSKQNPFPPLSTVC, translated from the exons ATGGCGCACATCACCATCAACCAGTACCTGCAGCAG GTCTATGAAGCAATCGATACCAGAGATGGGGCGTCCTGTGCAGAGCTCGTGTCTTTCAAGCACCCTCATGTTGCCAACCCACGGCTCCAG TTGGCCTCCCCGGAAGAGAAATGTCAACAGGTTTTGGAACCTCCTTATGACGAAATGTTTGCTGCTCATTTAAG GTGCACTTACGCAGTGGGGAACCACGACTTCATAGAGGCGTACAAATGCCAGACCGTCATCGTCCA ATCTTTTCTGCGGGCATTTCAGGCCCACAAAGAGGACAACTG GGCTCTGCCTGTCATGTATGCTGTAGCGCTTGACCTTCGAATATTTGCCAATAAT GCGGACCAGCAGCTGGTGAAGAAAGGGAGGAGCAAGGTCGGGGACATGCTGGAAAAGGCGGCCGAGTTGTTGATGAGCTGTTTCCGCGTCTGCGCCAGTGACAC TCGGGCTGGCATCGAGGACTCTAAGAAGTGGGGGATGCTGTTCTTGGTGAACCAGCTATTCAAGATCTACTTTAAG ATAAACAAGCTGCACTTGTGCAAGCCCCTCATCAGAGCCATCGACAGCTCCAACCTGAAGGACGACTACAGCACCGCCCAGAGGGTGACGTTCAGGTACTACGTCGGGCGCAAGGCCATGTTCGACAGTGACTTCAAGCAAG CCGAGGAGTACCTGTCCTTTGCCTTCGAGCACTGCCACCGCTCGAGTCAGAAGAACAAACGGATGATTCTCATCTATTTGCTCCCAGTGAAAATGCTGCTG GGTCATATGCCGACCATCGAGCTGTTGAGAAAGTATCACCTCATGCAGTTTGCCGAAGTAACCAAAGCTGTCAG CGAAGGCAATCTTCTGCTGTTGAACGAGGCTCTGACGAAGCACGAGACCTTCTTTATCCGCTGTGGCATTTTCCTTATCCTTGAGAAGCTGAAGATCATCACCTACAGGAATCTCTTCAAGAAAGT gtaCCTGCTGCTCAGAACACACCAGTTGTCTCTGGATGCTTTCCTGGTTGCCTTGAAGTTCATGCGAGTGGAGGACGTGGACATCGATGAGGTCCAGTGCATCCTGGCCAACCTGATCTACATG GGCCACATTAAAGGCTACATATCACATCAGCATCAGAAGCTGGTTGTTAGCAAGCAGAACCCGTTCCCCCCACTGTCGACAGTGTGTTGA